The genomic DNA CGGGGACAAGGTGGTGGTGTGGGAGGCCTCGGCCAACCGCGACCCGCTGGTGTTCGCCGACGCGGGTGTCTTCGATGTGGCCCGAAAACCCAATCCACACCTGGGTTTCGGGCACGGGGTGCACTACTGCCTGGGTGCCAACCTGGCCCGGCTGGAGCTGCGGGTGCTCTTCGAGGAACTGCTGGCGAGGTTTGCCGTGGCGGAGGTGGAGTCCGTCGAGTGGACCCGCAGTAACCGCCACACCGGCCTGCGTCACCTCTTCCTGCGATTTGTGGAGTCTCACCGGCGGTGAGCACCGGTCAGACTCCGCAAATCGCTCGTTTGACGGTGGCGATGACGGCGTCAGGGCGTTCGGTCAGGTCCCACCAGGTGAAGCGGAGAACTCGCCAGCCCATCAGGATCAAGGCGTTCTGACGTGTCCGGTCCTTGCCGAAAGTCACAGCGTCGCTGTGGTGGGCCAGGCCGTCGATCTCGACCGCGACCATCGCCGCGAGGAAAGCGACGTCGACGACGTATTCCCCGACGTGGTGGTTGGCGACCCATCCGGTGATGTGGTGCCGTTTGAGCAGACTGATGAACAGCCGCTCGGCCTTCGACCTGGTGTTGTCGCCGGCTGCTTGCAGGTAGATGCGCGCCCGGGGTGATCCGTGGCGGCCCTTGTTGCGCAAGTGTGTGGACCACAACCGGGGCAATTCGGTGTGCCGCTGAAGTGCGGTGTCCAGGATCGCGGGGCCCCCTCCGCGTCGGACCGGAGCCTCGATTGAGGTGAGATCCAGCGATGTGACACGGAGTCCCCGGTGTTCCACGACGTCGGCCGGTGTGAGGTCCCGACGGCGAAGCCGTGTCCCTGGCCGGTGCGCGAGTCGGCGATTGCGGGGCACGGTCACTTCGACAATTGACGGGGGAACCGGGATCAGCTGGTGCCACCACGCCGCGGTCAAGCCGGAAGCGGCCGCGTCGTTGCCATAGGCCCACACCCCGGCGCGGATCCGGGCGGCGTCGGTGAAGGCATGGTCTTCGGCGAAGTAGACGCCGGAGGAACACCGACGCCATCGGCCGGAGCGCAGGCGGCGGTTCACCGCGTCCTGGCTGAGGCCGGCCTGGCGTGCCTGGGCCGTTGTGATGACGCCGTCATGGCGGCGAAGGAAATCGTTGAGCATGCTTGTTCAGGCGCTTCGGGCGGGAGTTTGGTTCCGTCCCGGGTGATTTGTGGAGTCCCAGCGGCGGTGTGCGCCGGTGAAACTCCACAAATCACTGCTTGACGCGGATGCCGGAGGCGCGGAGTTCGAGGGCGGCCAGCCCCCGGATGGTGACGGCGTCCTCGCGGCGCCAGGCGCCCACCGGGTCCAGGCTCACCGACGTCAACTTCCGCAGCGGACGGTTGGCCAGCGCGCGCATGGCCAGCAACTGCTCACCGGCCGGGGTCGCCGCCAGGGTCAGCGCGGTCCACTTGCGCCGGGCGAAGCGGATGCGCAGGGCCAGCCACGGCATGGCGATCGCCAGAATGGGCGGCGACGCCACGGCCAGCGCCAGCACCCACGCCAGCCAACTCGCCGTCGAGTTCAGCTCGCCGCCGGCACCGGCCACATCAAGTGCTGCCTCGCCGGCCGAGACCAGCCCGCCGCGCAGATCGTCGCCGATCCAGGGCACGCCGCTCACGCTGTCGCCGGCGGACTCCAGATTGTCGGCCAGACCATTGGCGCCGGACTGCACCTGCCTGCCGACCGCGGCGATGGTGGCGATGGCCGAATGCACCGCCACCCCGACCGTCACCCAGATCACGCTCCAGGTGAGCACCACCGCATCGCTGATCAACTGGACCAGCAGCCGGCGCGGTGTCGTGGCGTAGGGCAGAAACCGGGTGCGTGAGGTCATGGGGTTGATCCCAGCACGTCGCGGCGGGATGTGTGGCCGTTAGGCTGGCCCGATGCGTCCTGCTCTGTCCGACTACCAGCACATAGCCAGCGGCAAGGTCCGCGAGCTGTACCGCATCGACGAGCAGCACCTGCTGTTCGTGGCCTCGGACCGCATCTCCGCCTACGACCACATCCTGGCCAGTGAGATCCCCGACAAGGGGCGCATCCTCACGGCGATGAGCGTGTTCTTCTTCGACCTGATCGACGCGCCCAACCACCTTGCTGGCCCGGCAGACGATCCGCGCATCCCGGCCGACGTGCTGGGCCGTGCGCTGGTGGTGCGACAGCTGGAGATGATGCCCATCGAGTGCGTGGCCCGCGGCTACCTCACCGGATCGGGACTGCTGGACTACCAGGCCACCGGGTCGGTGTGCGGGATCGCGCTGCCGCCCGGCCTGGGCGAGGCCAGCCGCTTCGCCGAACCCCTGTTCACTCCGGCCAGCAAGGCCGACCTCGGGGATCACGACGAGAACATCACCTTCGACCAGGTGGCCGAGAAGGTGGGCGCGG from Mycolicibacterium tokaiense includes the following:
- a CDS encoding phosphoribosylaminoimidazolesuccinocarboxamide synthase yields the protein MRPALSDYQHIASGKVRELYRIDEQHLLFVASDRISAYDHILASEIPDKGRILTAMSVFFFDLIDAPNHLAGPADDPRIPADVLGRALVVRQLEMMPIECVARGYLTGSGLLDYQATGSVCGIALPPGLGEASRFAEPLFTPASKADLGDHDENITFDQVAEKVGADRAEQLRDETLRIYTQAADHALTKGIIIADTKFEFGVDTDGTLRLADEVFTPDSSRYWPADTYTQGVVQPSFDKQFVRNWLTGPESGWDRKGTEAPPPLPAEIVEATRSRYIEAYERISGLSFADWIGVQA
- a CDS encoding DUF559 domain-containing protein → MLNDFLRRHDGVITTAQARQAGLSQDAVNRRLRSGRWRRCSSGVYFAEDHAFTDAARIRAGVWAYGNDAAASGLTAAWWHQLIPVPPSIVEVTVPRNRRLAHRPGTRLRRRDLTPADVVEHRGLRVTSLDLTSIEAPVRRGGGPAILDTALQRHTELPRLWSTHLRNKGRHGSPRARIYLQAAGDNTRSKAERLFISLLKRHHITGWVANHHVGEYVVDVAFLAAMVAVEIDGLAHHSDAVTFGKDRTRQNALILMGWRVLRFTWWDLTERPDAVIATVKRAICGV